In Rutidosis leptorrhynchoides isolate AG116_Rl617_1_P2 unplaced genomic scaffold, CSIRO_AGI_Rlap_v1 contig62, whole genome shotgun sequence, the genomic window GGATGGAGGTTATGCCCTACTGTTCTGTTGTTTAAATCATAATCTATTATAAAAAAATTTACAAGTAGTCATATGGAAAAATTCTTGGCTAGTAACTTCTCGTAGTCATGAATGGCCACCTAAATAAACCATAAACCTTTTCAAACCGACCGGCCGGCCAGCTATTTTCCAAGATGAACCGGCTGGCCTTTTCCAATTTCTAGCATTCAAACAACCACCATATATCGGAAAAATATCCTTGTTTTTTAGTGTCTCGATCAATTTCCTAATggaatttaaaaaataaaaggacTCTTCGGTTAATACTTTAAAATATTAACCCTTACTCTATAAATAAGAGCTCATCAATCAAACAAATCCAGTCCAAGCACAAATAGCTATAGCAAACCATCAAGCATATCTAAATGGCAAAAACCCAAGTTGCAACATTCCTCCCAATTCTTATTATAATTTTTTTCACCTCATCATCGTTTCTCGTTATCGACGGAAAATATCACAAGTTGACTCACATACATTTCTACTTACATGAACAAGTCTTAGGAGCCAATGCGACCGATGCAGTGGTTGCAACAGGCGGAAACAATTCGGTAAATCCTGCCGTTTCATTTCGGGTTGGTAACCGTTTACGACTGTCCTCTAACCGTAACAAATGAATCTACCTCGAAACAAATTGGTAGGGCACAAGGGTTTCTAGCCGTTTCTTCACAGACTGAGATTAGTGTAAAGATGACGATGAATTTCATCTTCACTAACGGCAAGTTTAACGGTAGTACTTTGTCTATTTTAGGGCAAAATAATTTATCTTTAAAAGTTAGAGAGCTGTCAATTGTGGGAGGAACTGGGATTTTCAGGTTTGCAAGAGGATATTGTTTGACTAGTTATCACGCACGATTCCCtgattcatattattatatacttaACTACGATctatatatttatcattaataattaattaatcatcAAGTTCTTAATtaagcttttatatatatatatatatatagattgagttGTTGTATTAAGTATTTTAAATTT contains:
- the LOC139884905 gene encoding dirigent protein 8-like — encoded protein: MRSQASFWFDPWINDKAFHDLFPDIYFNDAEVKKDTKIYELWFDGRWQLPVPISSDVLQVWEVVKKVCVSDNVEDSICWLAFPSVQTDRPDKLTHIHFYLHEQVLGANATDAVVATGGNNSVNPAVSFRVGNRLRLAQGFLAVSSQTEISVKMTMNFIFTNGKFNGSTLSILGQNNLSLKVRELSIVGGTGIFRFARGY